In Brevibacillus brevis NBRC 100599, a single genomic region encodes these proteins:
- a CDS encoding benzoate/H(+) symporter BenE family transporter, with product MVPEKPFSTLKKIPADFSLSAVIVGLIATMVSYAGPLLIVFQAAKGAGLSDAVLASWIWAISIGSGLTCIVLSIWFRTPVITAWSTPGAVLLVTSLTVYSFPDAIGAYIFSAVVITLVGVSGLFSVLMKYVPQSITTAMLAGILLSFGVEVFVSMQHLPALALPMIFCYLFAKRWSPRYAVVLTLFVGLGVAFLLGRLQMDNVQMSLVQPVFTMPTFSLDAIIGLGIPLCIVALASQNAPGISVLKADGYDTPAGPLVTTTGIASLLLAPFGSPGINLAAITAAICTGKEAHPDHTKRYIAGIACGGFYLLFGMFGATMASVFAALPKELIAVIAGLALFASLSSSLAQAMSEAKERECALVTFLVTISGISIGGIGAAFWGLIAGVITHLILNGNVKSWFGKKKNTQPLA from the coding sequence GTGGTTCCCGAAAAACCTTTCTCGACCCTAAAAAAAATCCCTGCTGACTTCTCTCTATCTGCCGTTATTGTAGGACTCATCGCCACGATGGTCTCCTATGCAGGACCATTGCTGATCGTCTTTCAAGCTGCCAAGGGTGCAGGACTCAGCGATGCTGTCCTCGCCTCTTGGATTTGGGCCATCTCGATTGGGAGCGGCTTGACGTGTATTGTACTCAGCATCTGGTTTCGTACCCCGGTCATTACGGCTTGGTCGACTCCGGGGGCCGTTCTGTTAGTCACCAGCTTGACGGTATACTCCTTTCCCGACGCGATTGGCGCGTATATTTTTTCGGCCGTGGTCATTACGCTCGTCGGTGTTTCCGGTTTATTTTCCGTCTTGATGAAATACGTCCCGCAGTCGATTACGACCGCCATGCTCGCGGGGATTCTCCTGTCTTTTGGCGTAGAAGTCTTTGTTTCCATGCAGCACCTGCCTGCCTTGGCTCTGCCGATGATCTTTTGCTATTTGTTCGCCAAACGCTGGTCGCCACGGTATGCGGTCGTGCTTACGCTTTTCGTCGGCTTGGGTGTCGCTTTTCTTTTGGGGCGTTTGCAAATGGACAATGTCCAGATGTCCCTCGTCCAGCCCGTCTTTACGATGCCGACGTTTTCTCTCGATGCGATCATCGGCTTGGGGATTCCATTGTGCATCGTCGCGCTTGCCTCGCAGAACGCTCCAGGAATTAGCGTTTTAAAAGCAGACGGGTACGATACACCTGCTGGACCGCTCGTAACGACAACTGGCATCGCGTCACTCTTGCTCGCTCCTTTTGGTTCACCAGGAATTAATCTCGCAGCAATTACAGCGGCTATTTGCACGGGAAAAGAAGCTCATCCGGATCATACCAAGCGCTACATTGCCGGAATTGCCTGCGGGGGCTTTTACTTACTCTTCGGGATGTTTGGCGCTACGATGGCTTCGGTGTTCGCTGCTTTGCCCAAAGAATTGATTGCTGTTATTGCTGGCTTGGCTCTGTTTGCCTCGCTCAGTTCCAGCCTCGCACAGGCGATGAGCGAAGCGAAGGAACGGGAATGCGCCTTGGTTACGTTTCTCGTCACGATTTCCGGCATCTCCATTGGCGGAATCGGCGCTGCTTTCTGGGGCTTGATTGCGGGGGTGATCACTCATCTGATTTTGAATGGTAATGTGAAAAGTTGGTTTGGGAAAAAGAAGAATACGCAGCCGTTGGCATAG
- a CDS encoding SDR family oxidoreductase: MKPLQGKVAVVAGGTRGAGRGIAVSLGEAGATVYVTGRTVRGQHSDMARQETIEETAELVTASGGNGIAVRVDHTQEQEVKAFFERVKVEQNGQLDLLVNDIWGGDPLTHWGTPFWEQPLADGLLMQERAIRTHMITSHYAVPLMVAQKKGLIIEITDGIDYRYRGNLYYSLAKISTIHLAVSMAEDLRPHGVTALALTPGFLRSEAMLDQFGVTEETWREASKQDKHFLMSETPTYIGRAVVALASDPAVAEKTGKTLSTWGLSDEYSFTDRDGSRPHWGNYAEEQGFYR, encoded by the coding sequence ATGAAACCATTACAGGGGAAAGTAGCGGTGGTAGCAGGCGGCACAAGAGGAGCAGGACGGGGGATTGCGGTCAGTCTGGGAGAGGCAGGGGCGACGGTATATGTGACGGGACGCACGGTGCGTGGTCAGCACTCTGATATGGCACGACAGGAGACAATTGAAGAGACAGCAGAGCTCGTGACGGCAAGCGGCGGAAACGGGATCGCTGTGCGAGTCGATCATACGCAGGAACAAGAGGTAAAAGCATTCTTTGAGCGAGTAAAGGTGGAGCAAAATGGACAACTCGATCTTTTGGTCAATGACATCTGGGGTGGAGATCCGTTGACTCACTGGGGGACACCGTTCTGGGAGCAGCCATTGGCAGACGGGCTATTGATGCAAGAACGCGCCATTCGTACGCATATGATTACCAGTCACTATGCGGTTCCACTCATGGTCGCACAGAAAAAAGGGCTGATTATCGAGATCACGGACGGAATCGACTATCGGTACCGCGGCAATCTGTACTACAGCTTGGCAAAAATCTCGACGATTCATCTAGCGGTGTCGATGGCAGAGGACCTGCGCCCGCACGGGGTTACCGCGTTGGCTTTAACACCGGGCTTCCTGCGCTCAGAAGCGATGCTCGATCAATTTGGCGTTACAGAAGAGACATGGAGAGAGGCATCGAAGCAAGACAAGCACTTCCTCATGTCGGAAACACCTACGTACATCGGTCGAGCGGTGGTTGCGCTGGCTTCGGACCCGGCAGTCGCAGAAAAAACAGGGAAAACGCTCAGTACATGGGGCTTGTCGGACGAGTATTCTTTTACGGATCGAGATGGTAGCCGCCCGCATTGGGGAAATTACGCAGAGGAACAAGGGTTTTACCGCTAG
- a CDS encoding helix-turn-helix transcriptional regulator, translated as MRADRLLAILLLLQNHGRMTSKQLAERLEVSERTVHRDMEALSSSGVPVYALRGADGGWALAEGYRSNLTGMKINELQSLLVASPAALLNDLGLHENYEAAFLKLLSALPKTVQQDAIHVRHLLHIDGAGWHESTETFPFLSTVQDAVWLSRKLFIRYMREDVAVERIVCPLGLVAKRSIWYLVAKVDEDMRTYRISRLLDAHLLDDGFVRPSEFDLASYWEQSTMDFKSSLPRYPARLLVKKGTLPAVKQERYIKIASTQAATDDWMEAEVEFHTLASACSLVLSFGPHIQVLEPQELKREVLEQVRATLGLYEVPN; from the coding sequence ATGCGGGCAGATCGACTCCTTGCGATTTTGTTACTCTTGCAAAACCACGGTCGTATGACTTCCAAGCAATTAGCTGAAAGGCTGGAGGTGTCCGAGCGAACCGTTCATCGTGATATGGAGGCTTTGAGCTCGTCAGGCGTTCCCGTCTATGCGCTGCGCGGTGCAGATGGGGGCTGGGCTTTGGCTGAAGGGTATCGCAGTAATTTGACCGGAATGAAAATAAATGAGCTGCAATCACTGCTCGTAGCGTCCCCTGCCGCCTTGTTAAATGATCTCGGGCTGCATGAAAACTATGAAGCTGCTTTTCTCAAGCTGCTATCCGCGCTGCCAAAGACTGTTCAGCAGGATGCTATCCACGTACGTCATCTCCTTCATATCGACGGGGCTGGCTGGCATGAATCGACGGAGACATTTCCGTTCTTGTCTACCGTTCAAGATGCCGTATGGCTCTCTCGCAAGCTGTTCATTCGTTACATGCGCGAAGATGTGGCCGTAGAGCGCATTGTCTGCCCGCTCGGACTCGTCGCCAAGCGAAGCATTTGGTATTTGGTTGCAAAAGTGGACGAGGACATGCGGACGTACCGGATTTCACGACTGTTGGATGCACATCTTTTAGATGATGGCTTCGTCCGCCCAAGCGAGTTCGACCTCGCTTCTTATTGGGAACAATCCACAATGGACTTCAAATCCAGCCTCCCACGTTATCCTGCGCGGTTACTCGTTAAAAAAGGAACGTTACCTGCTGTAAAACAGGAGCGTTATATAAAAATAGCTTCCACCCAAGCCGCAACAGACGACTGGATGGAAGCAGAGGTTGAATTTCATACACTTGCATCAGCATGCTCGCTAGTGCTCAGCTTCGGCCCGCACATTCAAGTGCTGGAGCCACAAGAACTGAAACGTGAGGTCCTAGAGCAGGTGCGTGCTACACTTGGCCTGTACGAGGTCCCGAATTAG